Proteins found in one Canis aureus isolate CA01 chromosome 19, VMU_Caureus_v.1.0, whole genome shotgun sequence genomic segment:
- the LRG1 gene encoding leucine-rich alpha-2-glycoprotein, producing MEKREAIMSPWSPERSQSPGGLSSHLSKTLLLLLFSVASAQGVTPDRDTCLVFPSSNGSSVSCHPPAKLPHHFPSDTVHLVVEFFNLTQLRPDTLQGVSNLQELHLSTNQLESLSPKLLLPVPLLKVLDLTRNALTQLPPGLFRVSAALHTLVLKENRLEVLEPSWLCGLKALGHLDLSGNHLQTLPPGLLANVTALRILDLSNNQLKTLPPDLLRGPLQLERLHLEGNRLQVLEEGLLAPQPGLRYLFLSDNKLAAVAAGAFRGLQQLDMLDLSNNSLTSVPKGLWTSLGQPTRDMEDGFDISGNPWICDHNLDDLYRWLVANKDKMFSRNDTRCARPEALKGQTLLEAAESH from the exons ATGGAAAAGAGAGAGGCCATTATGTCCCCTTGGAGCCCAGAGCGAAGCCAGAG CCCGGGAGGTCTGAGCTCCCATCTTTCCAAAACACTGCTCCTGCTGCTGTTTTCCGTGGCCTCAGCCCAGGGGGTCACCCCGGACCGTGACACCTGCCTGGTGTTCCCGTCCAGCAACGGCAGCTCCGTCTCCTGCCACCCACCTGCCAAACTCCCTCACCACTTCCCTTCCGACACCGTCCACCTGGTGGTGGAGTTCTTCAACCTCACCCAGCTGCGGCCTGACACCCTCCAGGGCGTCTCTAACCTCCAGGAGTTGCACCTCTCCACCAACCAGCTGGAGAGCCTCTCGCCCAAGCTCTTGCTGCCGGTGCCTCTGCTGAAAGTGCTCGACCTGACCCGCAATGCCCTGACCCAGCTGCCCCCCGGCCTGTTCCGGGTCTCGGCTGCTCTCCACACCCTGGTGCTGAAGGAAAACCGGCTGGAAGTCCTGGAGCCCTCGTGGCTGTGTGGGCTGAAAGCCCTGGGGCATCTGGACCTGTCCGGGAACCACCTCCAGACACTGCCCCCCGGGCTGCTGGCCAACGTCACCGCCCTGCGCATCCTTGACCTCAGTAATAACCAGTTGAAGACTCTGCCCCCGGACCTCCTGAGGGGCCCCCTGCAGTTGGAAAGGCTGCATCTGGAGGGCAACAGGTTGCAAGTGCTTGAAGAGGGGCTCCTGGCACCCCAGCCAGGCCTGCGCTACCTTTTCCTGAGCGACAACAAGTTGGCCGCGGTGGCGGCCGGTGCCTTCCGAGGTCTGCAGCAGCTGGACATGCTTGACCTCTCCAACAACTCGCTCACCAGCGTGCCCAAGGGGCTCTGGACATCCCTGGGGCAGCCCACCCGGGACATGGAGGACGGCTTTGACATCTCTGGTAACCCCTGGATCTGTGATCACAACCTGGACGACCTCTATCGGTGGCTTGTGGCCAACAAAGACAAGATGTTCTCCAGGAACGACACCCGCTGCGCTCGGCCCGAAGCCTTGAAGGGCCAGACGCTCCTAGAAGCAGCCGAGTCACACTGA